A DNA window from Streptomyces sp. Edi4 contains the following coding sequences:
- a CDS encoding HTH domain-containing protein, protein MTQEHEQPAAARGKVLDALARAERAVFTRKIPQSAKAKVEFLLTRTKASTKELAERLGTSRRTVERYRVGKLKTPQKKLQEALVRETESEWQPQVRAQARERAATSGGMWVECEAYFGFTANGSSDDGRVRYISTPISPTYVAQILAARDDGATEEDLQPIVAEAITESYFTEWGTRAQGLRADFTSVRYINLSF, encoded by the coding sequence ATGACCCAAGAACACGAGCAGCCGGCCGCCGCGCGGGGCAAGGTCCTGGACGCCTTGGCCCGCGCGGAACGCGCTGTCTTCACCCGGAAGATCCCGCAGTCCGCCAAGGCTAAAGTCGAATTCCTCCTCACGCGCACGAAGGCTTCGACCAAGGAGCTCGCCGAGCGTCTGGGCACCTCCCGGCGCACGGTGGAGCGCTACCGTGTCGGGAAGCTGAAGACCCCACAGAAGAAGCTCCAGGAAGCCCTGGTGAGGGAAACCGAATCCGAGTGGCAACCGCAGGTCAGGGCGCAGGCGAGGGAGCGCGCGGCCACCTCCGGCGGGATGTGGGTGGAGTGCGAGGCGTACTTCGGGTTCACCGCGAACGGCAGCTCGGACGACGGCCGTGTGCGGTACATCAGCACACCGATCTCACCCACGTACGTGGCTCAGATCCTTGCCGCCCGGGACGATGGCGCGACGGAGGAAGATCTTCAACCCATCGTCGCGGAGGCCATAACGGAGTCGTATTTCACCGAGTGGGGCACGCGCGCACAGGGCTTGCGCGCCGATTTCACATCGGTCAGATACATCAATCTGTCGTTTTAG
- a CDS encoding XRE family transcriptional regulator, with amino-acid sequence MNKEFGDGLNQAVAKAFTRPAPKSAGAQMRYLVKQYKGTKAVAQMLRVSQRTVERYVKDQIKKPRPDLAARLEREVKARWQPQIRAKAKEKAATTGGIVIDVHARLGYAGAPMDSTDEDRIRHLTVALPPQHAARLFDAQEQGATEDRLRELTAEALKEVYFQDSGRRAGSLQEVQINDVLDLGFQL; translated from the coding sequence ATGAACAAGGAGTTCGGGGACGGCCTGAACCAGGCCGTGGCGAAGGCGTTCACCCGCCCCGCGCCGAAGTCGGCCGGCGCGCAGATGCGCTACCTGGTCAAGCAGTACAAGGGCACCAAGGCGGTGGCCCAGATGCTGCGGGTCTCCCAGCGCACCGTCGAGCGGTACGTGAAGGACCAGATCAAGAAGCCCCGCCCGGACCTCGCCGCGCGCCTGGAGCGCGAGGTGAAGGCCCGGTGGCAGCCGCAGATCCGGGCCAAGGCCAAGGAGAAGGCAGCGACGACCGGCGGCATCGTCATCGACGTCCACGCCCGCCTCGGCTACGCCGGAGCGCCGATGGACTCCACTGACGAGGACCGTATCCGGCACCTCACCGTCGCCCTCCCGCCCCAGCACGCGGCCCGTCTCTTCGACGCCCAGGAGCAGGGCGCCACCGAAGACCGGCTGCGCGAACTCACCGCCGAAGCACTCAAGGAGGTCTACTTCCAGGACAGCGGCCGCCGCGCCGGCTCCCTCCAGGAAGTGCAGATCAACGACGTGCTCGACTTGGGGTTCCAGCTGTAG
- a CDS encoding helix-turn-helix transcriptional regulator: protein MSEMFDAVDALVASRSALPSAEERKRLRVAHGLTLDDVAGALKVRRATVSAWESTKKLTEPRGPEREAYARLLKQLAELYPAPVPATFTGAPAPAEARTVSAGEASEAAPMSATENTQTPAPAPAAPAAAPRPASTARSTSTSRRPGAKKAAAANTPAGGTDPRFENGPLAVVDVEDGKVLAYCIGGLVLDVPAKSLPSLVDWTLKEAKLGQPKLSGPGRPADPLIVLTEAACERYGLPVALTEQERIAGRIPEGHKVIKQLTRADWQLTKRGFGPWARIYRPAKGSDRQCVQLCIPSWNALDARFWGAAAQLPPAELARVLGAYASRVMTPRGSTAVTGLELMTALHPPTHAVRDEETGVLRRADEKTPGSLGVDPVDCAPCEAPDGHPLLKDLPRFHVRSPGEKLFEEAYDWARPLTDAECMRSHLVGLDVNMAFAAGANGLVVGLGEPTHVTNPVFDPKLPGSWLVDLSHVDLSRVKAGKEWVELDGALLPSPFTPKGDRPTGPAWYATPTVAYAQELGYDVTPTEAYVRYENGRYLDGWYTRLRDAYLTTMADLGVDADLSPQDFLAAMDGYKGRDPEMAIVVGAVKATVKGGLGKLRERPRGEGWTSGERWRALERPTWRPDIRAAVISRTRINLHRKIVKHAAFTGQYPVAILSDCVVYAADGPSPLDFLPYREGKPLPGGFKLGVNPGLVKHEGTQTTLWGEGVREQFQAPELNLARYIKDGTVTDKDSGE, encoded by the coding sequence ATGTCCGAGATGTTCGACGCGGTCGACGCGCTGGTCGCGTCCCGCTCTGCTCTGCCGTCGGCGGAGGAGCGCAAGCGGCTGCGGGTCGCGCACGGTCTGACGCTGGACGACGTCGCCGGCGCCCTGAAGGTGCGCCGGGCCACGGTGTCGGCCTGGGAGTCGACGAAGAAGTTGACCGAGCCGCGCGGCCCGGAGCGTGAGGCGTACGCGCGACTGCTCAAGCAGCTCGCGGAGCTCTACCCGGCCCCGGTGCCCGCCACGTTCACCGGCGCACCCGCACCGGCGGAAGCCCGGACCGTGTCCGCAGGGGAGGCGTCCGAGGCAGCGCCCATGAGTGCAACCGAGAACACCCAGACCCCTGCCCCCGCCCCTGCTGCTCCGGCGGCCGCGCCGCGTCCGGCGAGCACCGCCAGGAGCACGTCGACGTCGCGCCGTCCCGGTGCGAAGAAGGCGGCCGCGGCCAACACCCCGGCGGGTGGCACCGACCCGCGGTTCGAGAACGGTCCGCTGGCGGTCGTCGATGTCGAGGACGGGAAGGTGCTGGCGTACTGCATCGGCGGCCTGGTCCTGGACGTGCCCGCCAAGTCCCTGCCGTCCCTGGTCGACTGGACTCTCAAGGAGGCCAAGCTCGGGCAGCCGAAGCTGTCCGGGCCGGGCAGGCCGGCCGACCCGCTGATCGTGCTCACCGAGGCCGCGTGCGAGCGCTACGGCCTCCCGGTGGCCCTCACCGAACAGGAGCGGATCGCCGGGCGGATCCCGGAGGGCCACAAGGTCATCAAGCAGCTGACCCGCGCCGACTGGCAGCTCACCAAGCGGGGTTTCGGGCCGTGGGCGCGGATCTACCGCCCCGCCAAGGGCTCCGACCGCCAGTGCGTGCAGTTGTGCATCCCTTCGTGGAACGCGCTGGACGCCCGGTTCTGGGGCGCCGCCGCTCAGCTTCCGCCGGCGGAGCTCGCCCGAGTGCTGGGCGCGTACGCGTCGAGGGTGATGACGCCGCGCGGCTCCACCGCCGTCACCGGCCTCGAGCTCATGACCGCCCTGCACCCGCCGACCCACGCCGTGCGGGACGAGGAGACCGGCGTTCTGCGGCGGGCCGACGAGAAGACGCCCGGCTCCCTGGGCGTGGACCCGGTGGACTGCGCGCCGTGCGAGGCCCCCGACGGGCACCCGCTCCTCAAGGACCTGCCGCGCTTCCACGTCCGCAGCCCCGGCGAGAAGCTGTTCGAGGAGGCGTACGACTGGGCGCGCCCGCTCACCGACGCCGAATGCATGCGCAGTCACCTCGTGGGGCTGGACGTCAACATGGCGTTCGCCGCCGGAGCGAACGGGCTGGTCGTCGGCCTGGGCGAGCCGACGCACGTCACGAACCCGGTGTTCGACCCGAAGCTGCCCGGCTCGTGGCTGGTGGACCTGAGCCACGTTGACCTCTCCAGGGTGAAGGCCGGGAAGGAGTGGGTGGAGCTGGACGGTGCGCTGCTGCCTTCCCCGTTCACGCCGAAGGGCGACCGTCCGACGGGTCCGGCCTGGTACGCGACGCCGACCGTGGCCTACGCCCAGGAGCTCGGGTACGACGTGACGCCGACCGAGGCGTACGTGCGGTACGAGAACGGCCGTTACCTGGACGGCTGGTACACGCGGCTGCGCGACGCCTACCTGACCACGATGGCCGACCTCGGTGTCGACGCCGACCTCTCCCCGCAGGACTTCCTCGCGGCGATGGACGGCTACAAGGGCCGCGACCCGGAGATGGCGATCGTCGTGGGCGCGGTCAAGGCGACGGTGAAGGGCGGGCTGGGGAAGCTGCGCGAGCGGCCCCGCGGCGAGGGCTGGACGTCCGGTGAGCGGTGGCGGGCCCTGGAGCGTCCGACGTGGCGGCCCGACATCCGCGCGGCGGTCATCTCCCGCACCCGGATTAACCTGCACCGCAAGATCGTCAAGCATGCGGCGTTCACGGGGCAGTACCCGGTGGCGATCCTGTCCGACTGCGTCGTCTACGCGGCCGACGGACCGAGCCCGCTGGACTTCCTGCCCTACCGCGAGGGCAAGCCGCTGCCGGGCGGCTTCAAGCTCGGGGTCAACCCGGGCCTGGTGAAGCATGAGGGCACGCAGACCACGCTGTGGGGTGAGGGCGTCCGGGAGCAGTTCCAGGCACCTGAGCTCAACCTGGCCCGGTACATCAAGGACGGCACCGTCACCGACAAGGACAGCGGGGAGTAG
- a CDS encoding zeta toxin family protein: MGDRDVEPVVLGHERHNAILASEILPTWTKDAVSQEQPVVLVVAGPPGSGKSTLCALLMAVLNRRGGAVLVGRDLYKTAHPQYAALLNADERTAGVRVRPDVLRWQAEVEAFVRHNRFDAVVETPLADPDEARAMALAYRAAGYRVEIVVVAEAHAVLQLSTLDRYLASEEGTGRYISWDNLDRCVSGLPQSLAVIEAEHLADRIMVVRRDLTVLYGNELAEDGTWRSSMGADRAHAAELARPWTAPETWQFRRQAASVEHRAHPLESSPERRLAAVGGLERAHALAEPVRRIAQPLTVPPGIDYHRLSADEHDFVFNELIVPMYLSNITAQDQPVTLYVMGPQGAGKTYTARMLRRALRHRRPTRIEGGMFKALHPDYRQLLAEHPRTASARIRPDYRAWQEMAEDRVRQRRGDLLIEIAPDSVEHFLASARRDHRAGRRVELIVLGVRAADSRLGTATRCASLARLGVNPRFTASAAHDVTFNVVVDAVRAAEREPGTVSSISVIRRDLTASYRNERTAGGAWAARSRAGDALVAAQHRPYMATEAAEFLTTLHTVQRELPQYRADLVEIAALAWPLMPAHLQPRILASTITAAALPVPVQQGPGYWPLSSWARAA; encoded by the coding sequence ATGGGAGACAGGGATGTCGAACCGGTTGTCCTGGGCCATGAGCGGCACAACGCGATCCTGGCGTCTGAGATTTTGCCGACCTGGACCAAGGACGCTGTCTCCCAGGAGCAGCCGGTGGTGCTGGTGGTTGCTGGGCCGCCGGGCAGTGGCAAGTCCACGCTCTGCGCCCTGCTGATGGCAGTCCTCAACCGGCGGGGCGGGGCGGTGTTGGTCGGCCGTGACCTCTACAAAACAGCTCACCCCCAGTACGCCGCTCTCCTGAACGCCGACGAGCGCACCGCTGGTGTACGCGTCCGGCCGGATGTCCTGCGCTGGCAGGCCGAGGTCGAGGCCTTCGTGCGGCACAACCGGTTCGACGCAGTGGTGGAAACCCCGTTGGCCGACCCGGACGAGGCCCGGGCGATGGCCCTCGCCTACCGGGCAGCCGGCTACCGCGTCGAGATCGTGGTCGTGGCCGAAGCACACGCCGTACTCCAGCTCAGCACTCTGGACCGGTACCTGGCCAGCGAGGAAGGCACCGGCCGGTACATCTCGTGGGACAACCTCGACCGGTGCGTCAGTGGCTTGCCGCAGTCGCTTGCGGTCATCGAGGCCGAGCACCTCGCCGACCGGATTATGGTGGTGCGACGCGACCTGACGGTGCTGTACGGCAACGAGCTGGCCGAGGACGGCACTTGGCGGTCCTCGATGGGCGCTGACCGGGCGCATGCGGCGGAACTGGCCCGGCCGTGGACGGCTCCAGAGACCTGGCAGTTCCGCCGCCAGGCCGCCAGCGTCGAACACAGGGCGCACCCGCTGGAGAGCTCTCCGGAGCGGCGCCTCGCGGCGGTCGGAGGGCTGGAGCGTGCCCATGCGCTGGCCGAGCCGGTACGCCGCATCGCCCAGCCCCTCACGGTGCCACCCGGCATCGACTACCACCGGCTGTCCGCCGACGAACATGACTTTGTCTTCAACGAGCTGATCGTCCCTATGTACCTGAGCAACATCACCGCTCAGGACCAGCCGGTGACGCTGTACGTCATGGGCCCGCAAGGCGCGGGAAAGACGTACACCGCGCGGATGCTGCGCCGTGCGCTGCGCCACCGCCGGCCCACCCGGATCGAGGGCGGCATGTTCAAGGCACTGCACCCCGACTACCGCCAGCTCCTGGCCGAGCATCCGCGCACGGCCTCGGCCCGGATCAGGCCCGACTACCGGGCATGGCAGGAGATGGCCGAAGACCGGGTGCGCCAGCGCCGCGGCGATCTGCTCATTGAGATCGCGCCGGACAGCGTCGAGCATTTCCTCGCCAGCGCACGCCGCGACCACCGCGCGGGCCGCCGCGTTGAGCTGATCGTGCTGGGAGTGCGTGCCGCGGACAGCCGGCTGGGCACCGCGACCCGGTGCGCCAGCCTGGCGCGCCTGGGCGTGAACCCCCGGTTCACCGCGAGCGCGGCCCACGACGTCACCTTCAACGTGGTCGTCGACGCCGTCCGCGCGGCCGAGCGGGAACCTGGCACTGTCAGCTCCATCTCGGTCATCCGTCGGGACCTGACTGCCAGCTACCGCAATGAGCGTACGGCTGGCGGCGCGTGGGCAGCCCGGTCCCGGGCCGGGGACGCGCTGGTGGCGGCCCAGCACCGGCCCTATATGGCAACCGAGGCGGCAGAGTTCCTCACCACCCTGCACACGGTGCAGCGCGAGCTTCCGCAGTACCGGGCGGATCTGGTCGAGATCGCAGCCCTCGCCTGGCCGCTGATGCCTGCCCACCTACAGCCGCGCATCCTGGCCTCGACCATCACCGCGGCGGCCCTGCCCGTGCCGGTCCAACAGGGCCCTGGCTACTGGCCTTTGAGCTCTTGGGCGCGGGCGGCGTAG
- a CDS encoding ATP/GTP-binding protein — MADLRALFSSNNPSGFDVDEAFTNRQAQWERVATGLQEHLRRVAEPSFNVEDLEAPRTNLTVFHGVGGVGKSTLLRKIEAALTSAEQRPAQWGAPVWTARLLPVRIDLAHSASTGSDFERVVLSIRLALAGTLGRPLPAFDVALRQYWEHTHPGEPLDEYVRRTGLMGKVSTLLPGQLQGAVGEVAGALQLPGLVGSAAQQVTGALVQALRERRERAQALAGATRTAALLEATPDLEALSYYPHLLAWDLAHLPAKKRVTPVVLLDTFEDTADRHRDFERLLQRLVWLLPNAYFVISGRSRLPWADPALHGQLDWTGPAAWPGLTDGPGSRQHLIGDLSPEDCDNYLARRLIHGGQPLISPGIRAAITARSHGLPLHLDLAVGRFLEIRRTREPLPPDFDHAFPALLARVLSDLTPEERHLLRSISLLDAFDLDLATQAAGLTHQAPARRLIERPLVTENPYALWPYHLHRAIRADVRTDDHGDDRWTDADWQQAATRALAALGNQWATTATSPGISRPLLVACLRQGLRLAREHRLSDLGWLTDAAFAYTDDSVWEPLSPPARDPSQGAGDPGLDTPADALAELLSAITRRQHEHRQHTADRLTAVLDTGLLPAELTEMAWYYRAKAHKDLARNDDARTGMQHVADADGRLAPKALRALANLARLAGDFPAALAAVPALGWEGRHHRVLGDVHWSHADTTQAVEAFDAGRVEAEQHGAVGERAMLQVRIALALSFADPQRADDELALAHQLLDGLDQRANRLLAHIAALIKDAGTAGVTDRAEQLRAGIEAAGLPYLQRFLELALAFHHAVDNDTQALGATIDRLHTLTASGDFAYFTDIAHFVAALPRPPGSTVRWLGGPDAARTSWRRLVTTRQDLLERGSRP; from the coding sequence ATGGCCGACCTTCGCGCGCTGTTCAGCTCCAACAACCCGTCCGGCTTCGACGTCGATGAGGCGTTCACCAACCGGCAGGCGCAATGGGAACGCGTGGCCACCGGACTGCAGGAGCACCTGCGCCGGGTGGCCGAGCCGTCCTTCAACGTGGAGGACCTTGAGGCACCCCGCACCAACCTGACCGTCTTTCACGGGGTGGGCGGCGTCGGCAAATCGACCCTCCTGCGCAAGATCGAGGCCGCGCTCACCAGCGCTGAGCAGCGGCCCGCCCAGTGGGGCGCCCCGGTCTGGACGGCCCGTCTGCTGCCGGTCCGGATCGACCTGGCCCACTCCGCGTCGACCGGCTCCGACTTCGAGCGGGTCGTCCTGTCGATCCGCCTCGCGCTCGCCGGGACACTCGGACGCCCGCTGCCCGCCTTCGACGTGGCTCTGCGCCAGTACTGGGAACACACGCACCCCGGTGAGCCGTTGGACGAATACGTGCGGCGCACCGGCCTGATGGGCAAGGTCTCCACGCTGCTGCCCGGTCAGCTCCAGGGCGCGGTCGGCGAGGTCGCCGGCGCGCTCCAGCTTCCCGGTCTGGTCGGCTCGGCAGCCCAGCAGGTCACCGGCGCCCTGGTCCAGGCGCTGCGCGAGCGCCGCGAACGCGCCCAGGCCCTGGCCGGCGCCACGCGGACCGCGGCCCTGCTGGAGGCCACCCCCGACCTCGAAGCCCTGTCCTACTACCCGCACCTGCTGGCCTGGGACCTGGCCCACCTGCCCGCGAAGAAGCGGGTCACGCCGGTGGTCCTGCTGGACACCTTCGAGGACACCGCCGACCGCCACCGCGACTTCGAACGCCTCCTGCAGCGCCTGGTGTGGCTCCTTCCCAACGCGTACTTCGTCATCAGCGGCCGCTCCCGCCTGCCGTGGGCAGATCCCGCACTGCACGGGCAGCTCGACTGGACCGGCCCCGCCGCCTGGCCCGGCCTTACCGACGGTCCCGGCAGCCGCCAGCACCTGATCGGCGACCTCTCCCCCGAGGACTGCGACAACTACCTCGCCCGCCGCCTCATCCACGGCGGGCAGCCCCTCATCAGCCCCGGCATCCGGGCCGCGATCACCGCCCGGTCCCACGGACTCCCGCTCCACCTGGACCTCGCGGTCGGCCGGTTCCTGGAAATCCGCCGCACCCGCGAACCCCTCCCCCCGGACTTCGACCACGCCTTCCCCGCCCTCCTGGCCCGCGTCCTGTCCGACCTCACCCCCGAGGAACGGCACCTGCTGCGCTCGATATCGCTCCTCGATGCCTTCGACCTGGACCTGGCCACCCAAGCCGCCGGCCTGACCCACCAGGCCCCTGCCCGGCGCCTGATCGAACGGCCCCTCGTCACCGAGAACCCCTACGCCCTGTGGCCCTACCACCTGCACCGCGCCATCCGTGCGGATGTCCGCACCGACGACCACGGTGACGACCGGTGGACCGACGCCGACTGGCAGCAGGCCGCCACCCGCGCCCTGGCCGCCCTCGGCAACCAGTGGGCCACCACCGCAACAAGCCCCGGCATCAGCCGGCCCCTGCTGGTGGCCTGCCTGCGCCAAGGCCTGCGCCTGGCCCGGGAACACCGCCTCAGCGACCTGGGCTGGCTCACCGACGCCGCCTTCGCCTACACCGACGACTCCGTGTGGGAGCCCCTCTCCCCACCCGCCCGCGACCCGTCGCAGGGCGCTGGTGATCCCGGGCTGGACACGCCCGCCGACGCCCTGGCCGAGCTCCTGTCCGCGATCACCCGCCGCCAGCACGAGCACCGTCAGCACACCGCCGACCGCCTCACGGCCGTCCTCGACACCGGGCTGCTGCCCGCCGAACTCACCGAAATGGCCTGGTACTACCGGGCGAAGGCGCACAAAGATCTCGCCCGCAACGACGACGCCCGCACCGGCATGCAGCACGTTGCCGATGCCGACGGGCGCCTCGCCCCAAAGGCTCTTCGGGCCCTGGCCAATCTGGCGCGCCTCGCCGGCGACTTTCCCGCCGCTCTGGCCGCGGTTCCCGCGCTGGGCTGGGAAGGCCGCCACCACCGTGTCCTGGGCGACGTCCACTGGTCCCACGCCGACACCACCCAGGCCGTCGAAGCCTTCGATGCCGGCCGCGTGGAAGCGGAGCAGCACGGAGCCGTCGGGGAACGCGCCATGCTCCAGGTCCGCATCGCGCTGGCGCTCTCCTTCGCCGACCCGCAGCGCGCCGATGACGAACTCGCCCTCGCCCACCAGCTCCTGGACGGCCTCGACCAGCGAGCCAACCGCCTCCTGGCCCACATCGCCGCCCTGATCAAGGATGCCGGAACCGCCGGTGTCACCGACCGCGCCGAGCAGCTGCGCGCCGGCATCGAAGCGGCCGGACTGCCCTACCTCCAGCGGTTCCTGGAACTGGCCCTCGCCTTCCACCATGCCGTCGACAACGACACTCAGGCCCTGGGCGCGACCATCGACCGCCTCCACACCCTCACGGCCAGCGGCGACTTCGCCTACTTCACCGATATCGCGCACTTCGTCGCCGCTCTCCCCCGGCCGCCCGGCTCTACCGTCCGCTGGCTGGGCGGACCTGACGCCGCCCGCACGAGCTGGCGACGGCTCGTCACCACCCGGCAAGACCTTCTGGAAAGGGGCAGCCGCCCGTGA
- a CDS encoding restriction endonuclease, whose product MQGWGAVVALAAMVWVAGHWSVVWPVLVAVLAAAVVGGAGWALLRAHRRAVGQDRAWRAEEEARARELSMAEVDALSWQEFETYVADLCRRDGCRDVVVSGKSGDLGADVVGYLADGRKLVVQVKKYAPHRSVGSQDMQKFVGTARLEHGADVALFVTTCPTFTKAALGLALRQDIVALHRDLLGVWVKGAHLETLIPMNGSGGGTRRRPSA is encoded by the coding sequence ATGCAGGGCTGGGGCGCGGTGGTGGCACTGGCCGCCATGGTGTGGGTCGCCGGGCACTGGTCGGTGGTGTGGCCCGTCCTGGTGGCCGTGCTCGCCGCGGCCGTGGTCGGCGGCGCCGGATGGGCGCTGTTGAGGGCACACCGTCGCGCGGTCGGCCAGGACCGCGCGTGGCGGGCGGAGGAGGAGGCCAGGGCACGGGAGTTGTCCATGGCCGAGGTCGACGCGTTGTCGTGGCAGGAGTTCGAGACGTACGTCGCCGATCTGTGCCGACGGGACGGCTGCCGAGACGTCGTGGTCAGCGGCAAGAGCGGCGACCTGGGCGCGGACGTCGTCGGCTACCTGGCCGACGGACGCAAACTGGTCGTCCAGGTCAAAAAGTACGCCCCGCACCGGAGCGTGGGCTCGCAGGACATGCAGAAGTTCGTCGGCACCGCCCGCCTCGAACACGGCGCGGACGTCGCCCTGTTCGTCACCACCTGCCCCACCTTCACCAAGGCCGCCCTCGGCCTGGCGCTGCGTCAGGACATCGTGGCTCTCCACCGCGATCTGCTGGGAGTCTGGGTCAAAGGTGCCCACCTGGAAACCTTGATCCCGATGAACGGAAGCGGCGGCGGCACAAGACGGCGACCATCGGCCTGA